The DNA window TAAAGTTTTTCGGTTTGTTCTCGCCCAGCGACGGAACGCCGGCAAATAGGCTGCGTGCTTCGCCACGGGATTCCGCCAGGACCAACAGCAGGGCACCGATGAGAGCGAGATTGCGCAGCAGAAACTGAATGTCCCAGAGGATCGAGTAAGCTATGGTCTGTGTAATGATAGAAGTAAGTTAAGTGTCATGGTCATTTTTCTAGAATTCAAAATACCAACCTGTAGAACGACGATAAAGAACAGAATCCCGCATGCGATGGTAACCTTCAGCCGACCGAGAACCATAACACACCCGCCAATTTGCCCGATCAGATTGGTCAGCACAAACACGGTGGCCAGAAATTTGCCGCAACCCCAGCTCATGTCCATGTACTCGCGCTGTTCATTCCACTGGACCCACATTCGGATGCCGTCCTCGAGAAAGGTCGCTATCAGACAGAGCCGGGCAACGTGTGGCAGGACGTGCTTACCTTTGCGGATAACCTGTTCCCATGTTGATATTCGTAGATTGACGGCCGCACAGACATGACAAAGAAAcgtgatcaaaaatgttgatgaATGCGCGACAGAAGAAGAAAGTGATTGGAGGAAAGAAACGAGTTAGTTAATCTCTTGCGCCACCACTAGATCGGTTTCGGGTGGGGATTTGAGTGGGCAAGGTCGTCACTAGTTTGGAGCAGTGGTGCCAAGGCATGTATTATGTTGTAGCATGAACATTTGTGAACACGGTGTGCAAACAATTCCGTTCTTCGATTGCAGTGAGTCAAAATACATTATGGAAggtaatcgaaacaaaaatttaatatcGAAACAACCAAAAATACTCAACCGAAGCTTTGCTAAAACTCTGTTCTATGATGACTCGACAAATTTCGCAAGTGTACGTTTATGAGCAACCTGAGCAacgaagtaataaaaaaaacacatgctgagataaaacaaaacaaaaaaacagttTGACGTGCATTTGGCTATGAATTGATTACATATTCAACCCCTGACTTCTACGTCATCAAATGAGCGTGCAAAGTTTGTAATCGCTAGAAGCAACCGACTGCCTTAGTGATAGAATTTGAAGCGAGTGGACTGCGTGACTTTTGTTCCGCTTCCGTCGATAACAGCACAAACTATCGTCCTCCCCTGGAAGACCCAAACATCACGTCCGTTTACAGCAAACAAGTGGGACAAACTTTTTAAACAAACTCAACAACCTGGCACCACTGCCCCACTCATGTTTTGCTGGTCGGTGGGCAGCCTACTGTCTGGAATTTCGGTTATCCATCTTGGACCTTAAAAAGAACCATTCTCACTCACCTGATCCGCTACATCCTCCGTCTTCTCCAGATATTGGTTCGGTATAGCCATGATTCCTTCTTTCTCCCCACCCGCTGATGGATCAGGTTCGATTCACAATCTTTTTTTTGTTCGTGTGTCGTGTCCAAATAGCAGAACCCCCGAAAAATAATAAGAGACAGAGAAGAATAGCTCAAATTACCGAACCAAGTACGACGTATTTTGCTCCTTGGAAACTCACCGCCGATGGTAGCCCTCTGCAGCTACCGGTCCCAGTTCGGAGCTCTCGCACAATCGCACGTGAAATTACGGGGATCAAATCCGTCGCAGAGCTGGAACAACTTTCTCCTTCAAAGCTCCCTTTGATTGCTTCTTCTGCTGGTTAATTTATATATACCCTGTAGATAGCAGCAGTGCGTGGAAGCAAACGAAACGGACGAAAGAGCGACACGGCCGTCGTTCACGAGCTGAGGCGAGCTGTTGATGTGTAATTATTGTAGTTTTCCAGCAGTTTCCTCTGCCAAAGTGCCAGTGACGTATTGCGGTGCGACTGACAGCGATCAAAGTTCTTTCATAGCAAATGCCCAGCAGAGCTGGTTTTTTCAGGGGTAATTTATTAAATATATGAAACAGTGGGTTGGGCTCATATAAAgaacgaaaaaatattgttgaaaatgcAATGAAATCcttaccctaataaaaaaaatatacgcgaactttaacccatatagtccaacgattccacatattctTTGGATGATTCTCTGAATAGGTCTTTAGGCTCTTGGAACATAAGGTGTTTATAAGGGTAATAAACAccttatgatccaagagcctaaagACCTGTTCAGAGAACCATCcaaagaatatgtgaaatcgttggactatatgggttaaagttcgcgtataattttttgttattagggATAACAGGTCATGTGCTGTTTTTGGCACTTTCCAATGCAGCCAATGTTAAAGATACGCAGTGCATTTTGAAGTACTAGCactaatacagtcgtgattcgttggttgggtcacagcctatgtccaactaacgaatttaattcactaggtggaccgactgacaaatgtcaaaaactctccaaagaagacattagtagtgtaaaaAATTGTTAGCTAGATTGTCagtcaatttgacatgagattttgacgttcagatgctttttagttggacaacggtccaactagcggaggtctaactaaaaagcggtccagtcaaaaagtgtccaaccagcgaatcacgactgtacttctAATGTTTCAATACTGTGGTTTCGTTTCAGAAAATTTAATCCGTTTTTTTTCCATTGTAATGAACAAAAtcactatatttttgcaccatCTGATCGAAAATATGTACACGTATATTATATTTAATTCCGTAAAATGTATTTTGtgtaagtagtaattatctGCGCCATGATTGGTCCGCGTGCTATTCCACTGACTTGCGACACCTATTACAGCGTTGTCAGCCGTGCCCCATATCATATCAGATCAAATAGAACTCCAGCTGCGCCAGACAAATCTGGCGTAAATGGCATGACCCGAATGGCTGATACAATACATCTCCTTGAATGATCTCCTAGATTTCATTTCCTCTGTACTCCACTAGCCCTATTCTCACGAAGCAATTCGTTTCTCTTGTAGCTTTTCGGTGGAAAAGTCCACCATAGCCATGACTAGATATGCTTCTTTCGTTTCCAGTGCTGTTGCACAGTTCAAAAGTGTGATCAAAAGTGAACTTCTTTGACCTGACAGATTATTGACAAAGTGTCAAAAACAAACTTCTTCTTACTTTTAGTAGTTGGTAGGTTAGCATGGCCAGTATCTCAGTTTTTATATTATATTTGAtcgaaaaagttaattttttgtcgatttcatatcatttcatttggcaaccgtgaaaaaagtgtgatagcgaagtgtataaaaaatccaactttcaaagcaatagactatattctggttgcagttggaaATCGAAATAGTGAGCTTGGGCTTTtcgatttttctcctattttcagcgtgcagaactaaagcgcaactggtgtaaatgatgcgcaagttgattctctaacatgtaaacaagatgcgctttagttgcccactctgcaaatagggaaaaaatGAAAGGCGCAAGTCAAttcttcgattttcaactgcaaccagaatattttgTACCGAAAACGATACAGTTTTGAGATATCCTTGCATTTCGTGAAATTCGCTGCTGCCAGAACTAGAGCCAGATGtgatgcattttaaaaaaattagcgAAATTGGATGCATTTCtctccatcaaaatagaaattcataatgcattTTTCGTTGCGTGTAATGTATTTtacgttgcgtgtaagacaggcacgtagccagagggggggctagggggctaaagccccccccgaaacttttcaaaaataaatttaagaagcaacatgtttttcggtaactcgtaaaaaaattgtatcttgtttggtttcaacaaattaatgggagaatggtgaggaagattgctatttcgagccaccgaagacatcggtcacgatatctactcagtatgccgagtctgataacacacttcctttcatattgtgtgactcgtcggaagaacaaaagaaactgttactttaattcttgctggggtgatccgtcggatgattgaatcgtagaagcaagaagtggtgctccagccaaacgtggaggctattgacttctggaatttttgcataaccgaatttcatgatggggaatatttgctgaaggtgaaaatagaggttatgcttacgaacatcgcctttaacgagttctaccttgtcaggcattcagtacttatgttactcaacaaattagcctaggcgaaaccagtcattttgcaacttgtaatacgtggttgattctcatatatatggatgatgagaaaatcaatgttcgtctacaagatctgatacctcttacttgaaccgcgggcgaacgaccaggaggttaaagccccaataaacaaacttaacttctttgcaccgtggccattaaaagattcctgtcacatttggaaaaaatgtaatttattataaaggactcatctaggaattagacgggtagggtcagctaggatttcgtcctagctgaccctgcacgcacaaaacgcaatgcgataatatcatcatacacgttacatctttgcacatccatagtctccaatacgattacctgaaaaacaaacaattgccaaatttgtggctgctgttcatataatattgacggcaaaaactgcgtctagtatctcaaaattaacagtcagcatcatcattgaggaagtcgacactggtggcccgtaaggggacaaaacaaaaatgaaatcagacattcgcgaactgccatgtccatagcagttaccacgataataatacggaagtgtacaagatagatatgaacgaccaccaagacgcggttggttatgaaaaatatttctcaatcagtaaacaggtcaatcgcacgagatctgttggacaaccattagcgttttatcattttcattgtttacatcgtggaaatatattaaagactcaaggcttcatttagctaatgcattgaaccgactcaagtaaacgaattgtataataaaaaattagaagtttcatagaaaactgagtacaaaaactgtcccaaaattaacatttatcgctagtaatggtatctaacaaaactccttttatgctagatattggcctgaataaagaaagttagttaaaacatacgcaaattgaatttctgtaatagattagagcaatgtgcgcttaatataaacgtcaagcatcttccaaactgttttcttacattctttagctaaaaataattgacacgtattttttggtttggctaaatattatatttttttcaagttattcgcttttgaacttttgaagtctataaaattgaacatttttcaatcactgataactcggaaacgactcgatatatggaaaaaaatattaaataaaaaagttgcgttttcaaataagcttaccaaaaaaaatcacaatttttttgttatataacttatgaaatttgcaattacttgaaacaaattgaatttttttaaggctggaccaaattttttatttattattttatttaagtattaaaatcgtgttaaaaagattgtgtaaaaatttggcagtggaattctttgcgagatattacaattataaacataaaacatggcaattttacactaaacgcccagcgaaaggcctgttataactgaaatgtctcgtaacacttcgagttccattctgaatttttcacataatcttcttaatatagttatgtaatcaaaataaatttgatttcgggggacttgctaaatatttgcttttgacatgagaatacccccaaaaaagtcttaaatttgcagaatgcgagtcattccacgatttacaactataattttagttcccttcaatttttttgcactctttagctgaaaattatagacacgatttttttactttggctgaatttgattttttttttcaagttatgagtttttgaactttataaagtactagctaatacccatcgcacgttgatgcgactttcaacgaaataggaggaaaccataatttgttccgaagcgccttcttgtaggcagataatccccaccaatagcacacaaacacgctccataacaaattcctactatgcataaatttttacggcaattggttaagccgtttgggagtccataaatcacatacatacaaatatcgacttttaataatatagtgattttttaaagttttataaatttaatagaattggacatttttcattccctcataactgagaaactattagatttctggaaaaaagcattaaataataaaagctgcgttttcggaagatctcggcggatttttttgtaatatttgtttttgttaaataatttatgtattatgcaaatattagtaacaaatttttttcagggtggagccaaaaaaatctttttagctttttcaaataatttataattatatcgagaagattgtgtacaaatttcagaaagaaattcgaagtattgtacgagatatttcaattacaataggcctatcactaggcgtttggtgtaaaattgccttgttttaagtttataattgtaatatctcgcaaagtattttgatatccactcccaaatttttgcacaattattttaacatgatttttaatatttaaagaa is part of the Topomyia yanbarensis strain Yona2022 chromosome 1, ASM3024719v1, whole genome shotgun sequence genome and encodes:
- the LOC131692623 gene encoding surfeit locus protein 4 homolog; the encoded protein is MAIPNQYLEKTEDVADQVIRKGKHVLPHVARLCLIATFLEDGIRMWVQWNEQREYMDMSWGCGKFLATVFVLTNLIGQIGGCVMVLGRLKVTIACGILFFIVVLQTIAYSILWDIQFLLRNLALIGALLLVLAESRGEARSLFAGVPSLGENKPKNFMQLAGRVLLAFMFITLLRFELSFLQILQDILGSILMVLVTIGYKTKLSALILVALLTVLNLYHNAWWTIPAYKPLRDFLKYDFFQTLSVIGGLLMIVSLGPGGVSMDEHKKKW